The Nitrospira sp. CR1.1 sequence ACCCGCATCCTGAAGAGGTGGCCTCATACTTCAAGGCCGCCGCGCTGCCGGGACGGCTGTTCGACAGTCTGGTCATCGGCACGACGTTGTTGACGATTCTGAGTTGGGTCTATTTGTATGCCCATGCCCACGGACGCACCATCACCATTCCCGGGTGGATCGAGGCCTTCCTCGTGCGCCTGTATGTCTTGTTCATGAACCGGCTCTACCTGGATCAGCTCTATCTCAACATCGGCCGCGTCGTGACACAGGTCGCGCATCACCTGGAGAAACGGCTCTCGTGACGAAACTCAGGCAGTCCATCTCTCGCCGCGTTTCTGCGGCCGTCATCGGAGTCCGGTTGTGACAGCAGCCTGGATGACACCCTGGCTCCTTCTGGCCATTCCTGTGTTGGGCGCGAGCCTCGGCCTGCTGATGAGGGCCTCCCTCCAGCGGATGAAAACGGCAGCCCTGATGACGACGGGAGCGAGCCTGCTCTCCGTCATGGGCACATCTCTCGTGCAGAGTGAACCGGCGGCGGCGATGTCCTGGCTGTGTCTGCTTCCGGCCACAGCGTTCCTCACGCTGCTCGGGCAGCCGCTGCACCGGGATCACAGTTCAGCCTGGCTCATGACCCTGATCCTGCTCGGTGTGGCGCTGGGCATGCTCACGAGTCACGCGGCCCCGCACGACCTCTTGCTTGTCCTGTTCCTCGGTATCCTCTGCGGCTTACTCTATCGTCATCAACCGGCCTCCGCCCCGGCGACGTGGCGAGGCCTGTCCTCGTTCGGTCTGGGCATCATCTCCACCCTGATGGCGTTCGTGCTGCCGACCCCGGCTTCGACGATCGCGTCGCTGGTCACCTGCGCGACGCTTCTGCCTCTGTTGCCCCTGCACAGCGGATTCGTGGCGGCACTGAGCGGATTGCCGGGCAATCTTCCCGCATTCCTGGCCCTGTTACTGCCAACGGTCGGATTCCATACTCTGTATCTGCTGCTCCCATCTCTCTCGACGACGGCGCTCCACACGGTGGCCATTCTGGCGCTGGCGGGCGCCCTGTATGGTTCGCTGCGGGCCTTGATTCAGCCGCATCCGCTGCCTCGACTCGGCTATGCCGCGTTGGCCTTCTTTTGTATGCTCTGGTGGTACATTGCCGACACGGGAACCGCGCCGGTCCAAGCCATGGTCTATCTCAGCGCCGTGGGACTCACCACCAGCGGACTCCTGATGGCCTGGTACGCCATCCGCGCGCGGTATGGGGACATCGATTTCCGGGCACTCGGCGGCCTCGCCTATCCCATGCCCCGTTTCAGCACCTTGCTGGCGCTGCTGGCGCTTGCCGCTCTGGGCATGCCGCCGTTCGGCGTGTTTTCCGGCTTCTTGGGAATGTTCCTCACGCCCGCATTTACGCCGTCCGGACCGTTCGCCGTTATCATGCTCGTCTGGCTCACCGCGTCCTGGTACTACACCGATCTCATTCAACAGGTCGTGTTCGGCCAGCCGCGCCTGGACGTGCGGCACGAGGATTTGCGGCACACGGAATTTGTCTCCCTGCTCCTGCTGTTGCTGTTGCTCCTGATCCTGGGGACGGCCCCGTCCCGGCTGTTCGAGTCTCCTGCGGCCAGTCCTCCGGCTGCCGTCGCCATGAAAGGTGCGTCATGGACCCGATGATGCGCCCCGGCGACTCGACCGATCTCGAAACCCGCCGCATGGAATTGCGGGGCATGATTCGGCTCGCCAGCGAAGTCATCGCGCAGTATTGGCCCATGCGAACCTTCGTGCACCACAATCCCCTGCACAGCCTCGAGTATCTGCCGTTTACCGAGACGGTCCGCCGCGGCCAGCAGTTCTTGGGAGGGAATGGATATCTTCCCGGCGACCTGTATCGGCGATACGTCAAGACCGGTCGGATTCTGGTCCGCCACATCGATGACGCGTTGGCGTTGCTCGCGAAGGATGAAGAAGTCGACCTGGGCTCCTGCCGCATTTCACGGCGTGAGGTCATGCGTGCCTGCCTGACCCATGGCCTGTCCCGGACGGCCGAGGAACCGATTGACCGGCTCATGGAACGTGAACCGAACGAGGAACAGGTGGACGTCCTGGCCGAACGCCTGGTCGCCTTTGCCATGCCAACCGTGCAGGAACAGATGGCCGCGACGGTTCGCGACGATGTAGCCGCGTTAGGACGGGACCTCACCTTATCGACCTGGTGCGACCGGACAGTGGGCGCCAGGATCGGTGATCAGATCAACAGCGAACTGATCAAATGGTGCGAAGCCTTTCTGGACGAAGGCCACGCCACCTGGTCGATGCCGGGACGACGCCAGGGGTTGTATGCAGCCTGGAAGCAGGTGGCCGCCAATGAATGGACGACCTGCGGCATTGCCGACAGCCGCCGCAAAATTGCGGCGCTGCCCGAACATCCGGAAGACGTGGTCCTGGATTGTCTCGAGGCCTTGGCAATTCCCGCAGAGTTCCGGCAGGACTATCTCGGCCTTCAGCTGGCAGCGCTTCCCGGTTGGACGGGCTTCATCAAATGGAGGGCCGAAGAAAACGACTATGCCTGGCAGCAGGCGTACCCCGTCGGCCTGGTGAAATTTCTCGCCGTGCGTCTCTGGTATGTGCGCGAACTCGTCGAGAAAGTGTGCCGGGAGGAATTGGGCATCGAGGGAAACTATCGCGCGGTGTTGCGATTTATGGACCAGCAGCCTTCCGCGTATTTCATGCGGAAGGAATGGGTCGCCGGCCGCCTGCCGGCTCCCTATGCCGACCGGGTCGCGCGCCTGCATGCGCAATTGGCTGATCAACAGAACAGGGCCACTCAGTCCCGCGCATGGGAGCGACTGACCCACCACTATCAGATAGACTTCGGCCCGCGCCGGGAACGGGCCGCGCAGCGGGCGATGGCCCGACGCCTGCTCGCGCTCGCCCAAGCGCTTGAGATCGTGCCGACCCTGCTGATGGACGCGCCACCGGCCCCCCTTCGCCAGCTTCTGGACTGGATGGCCGCGTTTCCCGAATCGGCGCATGGCCCGGTCTGGCTGAAAGCGTTTGAGGCGGGCTATCAGGAGCATCTGTTCGGCATGCTGCGGCGCGCGCCGACCAAACCGCAACCCGCGGCGCCCGACGGTCAACCGCCAGTCCGCCCCCATTCGCAATCGGTCTTTTGCATCGATGTGCGATCCGAGCCGTTCCGCCGTCATTTGGAATCGACGGGCGCCAACGAGACCTACGGCTTCGCGGGATTTTTCGCCGCCCTCATTCGATATCGCGCATGGGGCAAGGAGCATGAAACCGAACAGTTTCCGGTGATCATGCGCGCCAAGAACGAAGTCCGCGAAATCCCCCGCAGCTACCTGGACCATTACGTGTCCAAACACCAGTCCCGGGCCAAACTGGTCCACGCCGGTCACACGCTGCTGCACGACTTGAAAGAAAACGTCGTCACACCGTATGTGATGGTCGAATCGCTCGGCTGGTTTTACGTCCTTCCCATGATGGGCAAGACCTTCCTGCCGGCTCTGTACAAACGCCTGACCGGCTGGATCCGCCGGCTGTTTGTCCCGCCGATCGCCACTATTTTAACCGTCGACAAGCTGGCGCCGGCTGAAACCGAAGAAATGGTGGTCTCCGAACAACGCGCGCTGATCTGGAAAGCCCTGCGCGATCGGCTCGGCCTGCATGGCTCGCGAGTGGAGGCCGAATTTGTCGAAGCGCTGCGGCGGCGGGCCCTCGACGAGGATGCGCCCGTCGAACCGTTCCTCAGCGAAGCCGCCCGGGCGGTCGATGTGTCGAGCGAACAATTGACCACCTTTTTGGACGAACTGCGTCGGCACTACCGGATCAACCGGCGCGCGGCGTCGCGCCAGAAAGAACGCATCACCCGCACCGGGTTTACCCTCGAGGAGCAGGTCCTGACCCTCGAAACGGCCTTGCGCATGATGGGCTTGGTGCGCAATTTTGCCCGGCTCGTGCTCTTCTGCGCGCACGGCAGCACGACGGAAAACAATCCGTTCGAGTCGGCGTTGGACTGCGGCGCCTGCGGCGGAAACGAAGGCAAACCGAATGCGCGGGTCCTGGCGGCCATGGCCAATCGCGCCCCGGTGCGCGAACGGCTGGCGAAACGCGGCATTATCATTCCGCCGGATACGCACTTCCTTGCCGGACAGGTCGATACCACAACCGATGAGGTGCAGCTGTTCGATCTCGAAGACGCGCCCCCGACCCACCGTAAAGATGTGGCCCGCCTCTATGATGATTTGCGGGAAGCGGCCCAGCTCACCAGCCAGGAGCGCTGTGCAAGATTTCCCGAGGTCGGCGCCGTCCTGCCCTTCGACAAGGCGTCGGGGCACGTGGCTGCGCGAAGCGCGGACTGGAGTCAGGTGCGGCCCGAATGGGGCCTGTCCGGCAACACCGCCTTCATCATCGGCCGGCGGGAGTTGACGAAGGGGCTGAATCTTTCCGGGCGCATTTTTCTGCAATCCTACGACCATCGGGAAGACCCGACGGATCGCTGGCTCGAAGTGCTCCTCACCGCCCCGCAAGTGGTGGCGCAATGGATCAACATGGAGCATTATTTCTCAGCGGTGGATAATGATGTGTACGGAAGCGGGAGCAAGATCTATCACAACGTCGTCGGCCGCGTCGGGATCATGTCCGGCCCCTGGAGCGATCTTCGCCTCGGCCTGGCCTGGCAAACCGTCATGAACGGTGAGCTGCCCTACCATGAGCCGATGCGCTTGATGACGCTGGTGGAAGCCTCGCGCTCGCGGATCGAAAAACTTATCGCGCGGCATGAAATCCTGCAACATTTCTATCACAACGAGTGGGTCCATCTGGCCGCGTTGGACCCTGAGGACGGCACCTGGTACCGCTACATGCCGTCCGGCGTATGGCGAAGGGTCCAGCATCCCAGCGAGACCTCACAGGCTGGGTAAACGCTCGATGTCGCAAGCGACGATCACTATCAAAGGAGTCGAGACATGGCCGCACTCACGTTGCATCCCATGAAAGAAATCCGCGTCATCGTGTCCGGAGAACACCGGCCGTTCGTGACGGAATTGTTGGACAAGGTCGAGGCGACCGGGTACACGATCATCGGCAACATCTCCGGGAAAGGGCACCATGGCGTCCGCGAAGCGCACTTCATGTTCAGCGAGCAGGAAAGCCTGGTGATGATCATGGCGGTGGTGCCGGAAGAAAAGGTGGAACCGGTATTGGCCGGATTACGCCCGTTGTTCGACCGCCACTCAGGGGTCATGTTCGTGTCTGATGTGTCCGTCAGCCGGCGTGACTATTTCGGAAAGAAGAGCGCCAAACCCTGACCGGATCACCGGGAACCCGCGACTGGTGAGCCCGCAAAGGCCGAGACCGACCTTGTCTTCTCACCGGTGATTGTCTACAATATGCCCCCGTTGGCTTGTAAGAGGAAGGACGGCGCGTGAAGGGATTACGGTTTGAACGGCTCGGGCGCGATCGCCACTACAACATCATTTTCCATATCGGCACCAGCTATGTGCCGGTGAGCGACGAGACCCTCGACGAGCTCAAGGCGCAAAGCCTGTTGTCCTCCGAACGTTTTCTCGACTTGCTCATCGACAAGATCGGCTATACCAACTACCTTAAAGAACAGATCCGCACGGAACTCCAAGCCTCCGGCGACCCCATGACTCAGATGACCGTCCTGCAGGGCGCGATTCGAGAGCTCTAAACCGGTTGCTGAAACAGGCGACCACCTTCGTTCTCGGCTCGAAAAATCCTCACCGTACCAAGAGGGTACACCTCCGGTGTTTTCCTCGCCTGCGGCCTCGCTGGGCACCTGTTTGAGCAATCGGGGAGTCCAGAAAATATCCATGCTGGTAAAGTTTGACGCTAGAGAGGATTGTCGTTAGACTTTCGACACCGTCAGATCTTCCCCCATGCCTTTACGTCGCAATCAGATCAATCCCGAGTTCTTTAACCGTAACGCAACGCTTCCATTTGAGCTTCGCCTCAAGGACTTTGATTTGGCGATGCAGGATATCTATGATTTCTTCTACGATATTAATCAAGGCTTGGTGGAGCGGGGGCTCCTACGGTTGGACGATATGCTGCGGCCAGCCATTATGTCCGGTCTTCTCTCGGATATGTTGACCGCCACTCTCGCGAAACATTCTCGCACTCTCACCGTGAATCTCTTTCATAACGGCCATCCTGATCTGGTGGTGAATGGGGTATATGCGGGGAACAAGGTAAAGGCCGGGACAGAGGGAGTGGAGATAAAGACCACCCGCAAATCGGGCGGCGCCGTGGACACCCACGGTGCGCGCAATCAATGGATGTGTGTGTTCGTCTATGCGGTCGATTGTGAGACCGAGCCTGCGAGGGATAGGAGACCGATGACCTTTACTGAATTATATTTGGGAAAGGTTACTCTAAACGATTTCAGAAAAAACTCGCGTGGGGAGCTGGGAACTCGGACCGCCACCCTCCATAAAAACGGAATCGAAAAGTTGAGACAAAACTGGATCTACAAACTCAAGGAATAGTTGGCGTCATTTTTGAACGCAACCAGTTTGGGTAGAGACTTGCGGGCCATTTCAAAATAGAGCAGATCCTTCTCGATCCCCACACTTTCATATCCCACCGTTTCAGCCGCCGCGATGGTGGACGCCGCACCACAGAAAGGGTCGAGTATGACGCCTTTACCCAAAGGCAGGACTCCTCTAACCAAGGTGCGAAGGAACTGCTGAGGTTTTAAGCTTGGGTGGGGAGCCAGCACTCGCTCTAATTTGTTCGTAGGCGATGAAGGGATGACATCTCCAAATGGCTTGTCTTGGGAGGGACGACGGAATCCTCCTGTTCCCCATTTTCTGAGGTTATCCTGAACTCGCCCTTCCAGCGGCTTTCGAAACAGAAGCCAGGGCTCCCACATGGATCGCGGCATGACACTGATATCTGAAAACTCCTCGTGAGCAGCTTTTGGTCTGTCCCCTCCGCGCATTGTCATCACTAATCGAACGATCTCACCTCGGCGTTCCAAACCAGCCCGCGCCAGAGCCCCCGATACCAAGTAGGATAGTAGAGGATTCGAAGCAACAATCACATTTGCCCCTGGTACAAGGACCGGTATTAGTACCTTGGCCCAGTCAAAGAAAAATGACTCGAGATTACGCAGGTCGTGAGTCGAGAGAACCGTAAAACGGGGGAGAGGGGAACGCTGAGTTCCGTCAAAGGACGGAGGGATACGCCACACCCCCCCCTTTCTAGCCCTTAGTTTATTCTGCTGGTCAATGCTGTATTCGAACAGGCCATACGGGGGATCAGTAACCACGGCATGGACCGAGTTCGGCTGCTGCTGCTTGAGCCAATCTAGACAGTCAGCATGAACGACGCTTGATCGACCGAATGTATAACTGCGATGTGTTTGGTATAGGGCTGGCGCTTCACGAGAGATTTGATGTCCGTGAGTCGATCTGAGAGCATAATGTGCACGCGCTGTGCGAACGAAAACGGTCGGCGTATTCAAACGCAAATACGACCGCACGCTAGAACCGGCTGCAGACCCTATCAGCTCCATGACCTGGCGCTCGATAGTCTGAACAGAAGCGCCACCTGGCGAGGCAGAAAGGACAGAAAAGATCGCGTCTCGCACTTCACCTGGTCGTCGCCTGGTTAGCATTGTCATAGGGAGGTGCATACGATATGACGTCTAGACGTCTTTGTCAATGCGTACCGCTAACTCTCTGGGAACTTCTCCACTGGGTCCTCAATCCCCCGTCTGACCGCTGGCGAAGAGGGCGTTCATGATGGCGTTCTTCTTGGCAGGATCTTTTTCGAAGCGGATGGCTTTGGAGAAGTTTTCGGCGGCACTTTCCCGTTTCCCCTTGGCAGCATAGATTCTGCCGATGCCGTAGAGCGCCTGCGCTTCCTCGGGATTGGCTTTCACGGCGCGGTTGAAGGCATCCATCGCCTCGGTGGGGCGGGATTGCTCCATCAACAACCAGCCAAGCGCGGTGTGAGCCGGAGCGAGTTCCGGGTTCGCTTCCGTGGCCGCGCGATACTCTTTGACGGCGAGATCCATGCGGCCTTTGGTTTCGTAGACCCCTCCCAACGCGAAGTGAATTTCCGCATCGTTCGGATTGAGACGCAGCGCTTCCTTGTAGGCCTGGAGCGCCGGTTCGAACTTTCCCTGCTCCGCCAGCGCGCAGCCGAGATTGGCATGGGCCACGCCATCGTTCGGATTCAGCTTAATCACTTCGCGATATTGAGGGATGGCCATTTCGAGCCGGCCCTGTTCCTGATAGGCGACGCCGAGGTTTGTCCGGGCCGCGGCGAAGGTCGGATCGAGTTTCACCGCCTCCCGATATTCCTTGATCGCCATTTCCAGATGCTCCGCCCGCTCGTGGATCTGGGCCAGAAAATAATGGGGATAGGCGGATTGCGGGGCAAGCCGGACAGCTTCTTTGTAGAACACGACTGATTGTTCCGACTGGCCGGACTGCGCTAGAAACATCCCCTGCACCAGGTTCAGGTACGCATTGTCAGGATGCTGCTTCAGGAGGGTGTGCACCCATTCCCCCACCCGTTCGATGTCATCCGCTTCCTGCATGGCATGGGCATGGACCCGCCAGGCGTCGGCAAATTCACCGCGAATCAGGTGTGTCACATTCAACGCGAAATAGGGCCGAGGGTCTTTTTCGTCGGCCGCTTCGATCGCACGGATCCAGGCCCCGGCTTCATACCCCAACCGGTCCCAGTCGCCCGCAAGGAGGGCCGTTTCGATCTGATTGATAGGCTGATTCATGGGATGGCTCGATACCGGTCAGCGCGTCAACGCATCCTGCACATCCGGCGGAGTCGCCTGCATGCGTGCGCCGAGGATTGGATACCGGGCGGCGATTTTTTCTTTCATCAGCCAGGCGATGGTGCGATAGGACCAGTGCCCCTTCACCCCGGATCGTAATTTCGCGATGTATTCCGCTTCGGCATAGTCCATCTTGAACAGGCAGCGTACGGAGAATCCGAACGGAATGGCGTAGAGCGCGGCTTCCTGGCTGGCCTTCTTCAACCTTTCGATGTCCGATTTCACATGCCCCATCGCCTCTCGATATTCCTGTTCGAGCCCGGCTTCAGCCAGGATAGGCGGCGTGTCGAATCCATGCACCGTGGTGAAATTCTGTTGCACCTGCTGGCAGCGGCGGTGCCGGTGCATGTCGCGCCACCCGCCGATATCCATCATAACGTCAAAGATAAAGGCATATCCGCTGCGGAATTCCTTGATCAATTCATCGTACGGTCCGCGTTTCTGAAATGCGACTTCCAGCGTGTCCTGCTTTTGTTTTTCGGTCCAGTCCCGGACGACGGCGAGAATGTTTCGATACGGGGCCTGGGATGCTCGATAGAGCAGCGTCGTCACCACTTCATCCAGCGGGTCGTGAGGCTCAATCAAATCCACTGGCTCCGCGGCTCCATACGCGGCGGGTTGATCCAACCCTGTGCCCTTCAGCACCTCCTTCGCGTAGCGGGCCAGGTCACTGTACACTTCGGCTTGATAGACATTCGGTTTCGCATACCGCGCCAGAGTGGGAGCCATCGGCTCGCCTAACCCGGCCGCCTGACCGCACAGTTCACCCCACAGATTCACCGGCGGCTTTCGACAGGCGTCCTGCAACTCTTCTCCCACTTGGCGCAATTCCGGTATCTGCGAGGACAAGAGGCGCGTGATCTGCTTTTCGAGCGTCCGAATGCTGACAACCTGCCCCACATTCGTCTGCGCCGCCAGCGGCAGGAGGTAACGGGTGACATCGAAGGCTCGCGCGGTGATGGCCCGTTGATAGGCGGCGGGGGTCATGCTCTCCGGTCGAGGCTCACGTTCGGTGAGGAATTGCCTCAAGGGGTCGTGCAGGGCGCGATAGACCGTCTGAAGCCCTCGCAAAATGCCTAGATAGCTTCCCTCCGTCTCCTGTCCGCTGATCGTGCCAGGGACATACCAACTGGTCGAGGCGAAATTCTGATACCGGCTCGACTTGGCCTGCCCGTCCCACACCGGTTCGTCTTCCAGACGAATGGCGGCGAGTTCGGAAATCTGTTCGAAGCAAATAATGACATGGCCCAGGTCCGCAATCGAACCATGCCCGTAATCGAAATAAAACTGTTCCCAGAATTTCTCGGAGGAATGGCCGTGCACCCACTTGATGCTGTCTTCGATTGAGTCCGGAGACCGGCTATACCGGGCCAGGGCATAGGCGGACTTCTCCGGTGGCATCGGAGCCAGGGCGATGACGCGGCGGGCTGGAGTCGTCATAGGCTTGAACTATCGGACTGAGCGGCTTCTGAATCGAACGCGCGAAATCTCGGCGGCGCACCGCCGTTTTAAACAAGGAGGGCACTATACGCCCGCGGCGGAAACGGTGCAACCGCGTCGTCTCTCATCACAACGGTTCCTGTTTTCGGACGAGGAGCGGTTATTCACCAATGGCCTCCGCCATCGATGACCGATTGCTGTGACGACCCATTTCTGAGCCCGATACTCATCACGCATCACGCGATTGAGCCGCCGGCCGCGTTGACTTGCCCGCGAGCCCGCCGTTATAGTCCCGCTCGAATAACCGCGAGCCCACTACCAGAGCCATGATTAAGGCCATCAAAGGCGTTAAAGATCTCCTTCCGGAAGAGTCCCCTCGTTGGCGATTCATTGAGGATACCGCGCGGCGCTGGGCGTTCAATTACGGATTTCAGGAAATTCGCGTCCCGATCTTCGAGACCACGACGTTGTTTGCGCGCAGCATCGGGGCAACGACGGACATCGTCGAAAAAGAAATGTACACCTTCGCGGATCGGGACGGTTCCTCCCTGACCTTACGGCCGGAAGGAACGGCCGGGACGGTTCGCGCATTCATCGAACATAACCGGGCGGCCGATCCCAGGCCGCAAAAATATTGTTATGCCGGTCCCATGTTCCGCCACGAGCGGCCACAGGCCGGGCGGCTGCGGCAGTTCCATCAGTTCGGGGTGGAATCCTTCGGGGTGTCCGATCCGCGGGCCGATGTCGAAGTCCTGTCGCTTCTGTGGAGATTTCTTTCAGACCTCACGCTGCCGGGGTTGACCCTGGAAATCAATAACCTCGGGTATGCCGAGGACCGGACCCGCTATAAACCGTTGCTCGTGGCGTTTCTGAAGGGTGTGGAAAGCCGTCTCTGCGGGAACTGCCAACGCCGGATCGAGGCGAATCCGTTGCGGGTGTTGGACTGCAAGGTACCCGAATGCCGCGCTGCCACGGAGGAAGCGCCACAGCTGGCCGATTCCCTGTCACCGGAGGCGCGCGATCATTTTGAACGGGTGACGGCTGGCCTCCAGGCCGTGGGTATTCCCTTTCATGTAAACGCTCGCCTCGTCCGTGGCCTCGATTATTATTGCCTCACGGCGTTCGAGGTCACCTGTTCGCATTTAGGGGCGCAAAACGCGGTTGGTGCTGGCGGTCGATATGATGGTCTTGTCGAACAGCTCGGGGGTGCCGCGGTGCCGGCGGTCGGGTTTGCCGTCGGCCTTGAACGGATTGCATTGATGTTGCCCGAGACGTTCGTCGTACCCGCCATCCCGCGAGTCTATGTCGCGGCCTTCGGCACCCAGGCTGCAGATGCCGGCTTCGTACTTCTGGATGAGCTGCGCCGGGCGGGTCTGTCGGCAGACATGGATTTTCGCTCCGCTTCACTCAAGGCTCATCTCAGGCAAGCTGATCGCCTGGGAGCTCGCTACACCATTCTCCTCGGCGATGACGAGGTGGCAAAAGGCACGGCTACTGTGCGCAATATGCAGACGAAAGCCCAGGAAGATGTCTCCATCCCAGACCTTGTTGCCGTGTTTCGAGAGCGGCTTCTCAACGGTCATTCCACTCCTTTTTCCAGTTGACTTTCCTTCCCAAAATTCGTACGCTCCGCTTGCAAGTTTAAATATATAAACTATTGATTATTAAGCACTACTAAAGTTTTTCCACAGGCAAGTCTTTATGGGCGCCTTGAAGGTCGGTTTCCTCTTATCCACACCCCCATCACATCCCAGCGTCGTGACGGTGGCCGCGTTATCGTCCGAAGCGATCAGCCAGGGTGCCGATGTCTATCTGTATTGCATCGATCACGGGGTGAAAAATCTTCGCGACCCCCGCTATGCCGAACTCGTCGGTCGCGGCATGAAGCTGTTCGTCTGCGCCTACGGGTGTCAGCAACATGGAGTGTCGACGGATCAGCTCGATCCACGGATCTCCCTCTGCGGGTTAGTCGTACTCTCGAACATCGTCAACGGCTGCGACCGATTCCTGGCCTTCACCTGATAGTTCCTCAAAGGATTCAATTGTGGCCGCGACTGCTTCCATCGTGCTGATGATTCGTGAGGATCCCCTGACATCCGCTGTTCCGGTCGAGGCCCTTCGCATTGCCTTGGGATTGGCTGCGGGTGAAAATCCGATCACGGTCATTCTGATGGGATCTGCGGTTCATCTCTTAGCTGAAGAGTCAGATGAGATTGTGGATCTGGAAATCCTCGAAAAATATCTCCCCTCGTTTGAGCATCTCCAGATTCCATTTATGCTGGTCTACTCTTCAGGACCGCGGCCTGACATTCAGAAGGGATTTGCCGTTACCGTTGGAACATTGGAATCCGCCCGACAGGCCATGGCGTCTGCGGACCGGGTCTTAGTGTTTTAACAATAGTGAGTTTGTATGCCTGAGCATAAGACACTGTATCTCCTTCGTCGGCCGATTTCGGACCCGGCCGAGTCACTGTTACCCTCAGCCGCCGAGACTCAGCTTTCCGATCGGGTTTCTCTCGTTCTGTTGGAAGCTGCTGTATCGACGCCACCGCCATTTCCCGGTCCTGTCTATATTCTCCATCAGCAATCCGGTGCGCCGATTCAAGAGGGTTCCGGAAAAAATATTTCCTATCGGGAACTTGTTGCGTTGATTGCCGAGCATCACTCGACCATTGTGCTGTAATCCGGAAGCTCTTCTCTTATATATCTTTCAAGTAAAGAGAAGATCAGGAGGCGTCGGAGTCGGAGTAGGAGATGTGGGTTCTGTGGATGAACGTGGGGAGGGGCGCGGGTAGTGACGATGGAAGATCCTGGCCCATGTTGATGAGATGGTGTATAAGGCAGGGGGCTTTCAGGGATAACGTGAGGGGACCTGTGCATGAGGCGGCGCGATGAAAGTGGCGATGGGTGGATGTCCACAGGAATGCCGGAAACATTCTCAGCGCAGCATCAATAAAATCGCGCGGGACTATGTATTTGTCCACACCTGTGCATAAGCCTGTGAACATTCGTAAGTGATTGAATTACTAAGATGAATCAGATGTGGAATGACGCGTTGGTGTATATTCAAGAGAAGGTGCCGAAACAGGTGTATGAAACCTGGTTCACTCCGGTCGTGCTTGATCGGATTGAAGAAACGACGGCCTATCTCGCCGTTCCAAACAAGTTTTTTGGCGACTGGTTGGGAGAGCATTATCACGATCTGCTGGCGGAAGCGGTGTCGGCCGCCCAGGGCGGCGGACGGATGGATGTCTCGTTCGTGGTCAACCATAAGCAAGTCCCCGCCCAGGCACAGCCCGATCAGTCTGCGCCGGATACAGCCGGGCGCGGGTTCGTAGCCTCGCGATCGAAGCGCGGCATTCAGCTGAATCCGAAATATACGTTCAAGAGTTTTGTCGTCGGCGCCGGAAACCAGTTTGCCCATGCAGCTTGTATGGCCGTGGCCGAGCAACCGGCGAAAGCCTACAACCCGTTATTTCTGTACGGCGGCGTGGGATTGGGGAAAACCCACCTCCTGAATGCCATCGGGAACTATTTGGCCGAACGCAGTGATTTGCGGATCGCCTACCTGACGACGGAACAGTTTACCAATGAGGTCATCAATTCCATCCGGTACGACAAGATGGTCGACCTGCGGAAGCGGTACCGCAACGTCGATATGTTAATGATCGACGACATTCAGTTTT is a genomic window containing:
- a CDS encoding alternative thymidylate synthase-like protein: MTTPARRVIALAPMPPEKSAYALARYSRSPDSIEDSIKWVHGHSSEKFWEQFYFDYGHGSIADLGHVIICFEQISELAAIRLEDEPVWDGQAKSSRYQNFASTSWYVPGTISGQETEGSYLGILRGLQTVYRALHDPLRQFLTEREPRPESMTPAAYQRAITARAFDVTRYLLPLAAQTNVGQVVSIRTLEKQITRLLSSQIPELRQVGEELQDACRKPPVNLWGELCGQAAGLGEPMAPTLARYAKPNVYQAEVYSDLARYAKEVLKGTGLDQPAAYGAAEPVDLIEPHDPLDEVVTTLLYRASQAPYRNILAVVRDWTEKQKQDTLEVAFQKRGPYDELIKEFRSGYAFIFDVMMDIGGWRDMHRHRRCQQVQQNFTTVHGFDTPPILAEAGLEQEYREAMGHVKSDIERLKKASQEAALYAIPFGFSVRCLFKMDYAEAEYIAKLRSGVKGHWSYRTIAWLMKEKIAARYPILGARMQATPPDVQDALTR
- a CDS encoding histidine--tRNA ligase, with the protein product MIKAIKGVKDLLPEESPRWRFIEDTARRWAFNYGFQEIRVPIFETTTLFARSIGATTDIVEKEMYTFADRDGSSLTLRPEGTAGTVRAFIEHNRAADPRPQKYCYAGPMFRHERPQAGRLRQFHQFGVESFGVSDPRADVEVLSLLWRFLSDLTLPGLTLEINNLGYAEDRTRYKPLLVAFLKGVESRLCGNCQRRIEANPLRVLDCKVPECRAATEEAPQLADSLSPEARDHFERVTAGLQAVGIPFHVNARLVRGLDYYCLTAFEVTCSHLGAQNAVGAGGRYDGLVEQLGGAAVPAVGFAVGLERIALMLPETFVVPAIPRVYVAAFGTQAADAGFVLLDELRRAGLSADMDFRSASLKAHLRQADRLGARYTILLGDDEVAKGTATVRNMQTKAQEDVSIPDLVAVFRERLLNGHSTPFSS